The proteins below are encoded in one region of Sedimentibacter sp. zth1:
- the map gene encoding type I methionyl aminopeptidase, with amino-acid sequence MIIIKTQREVEIMREAGRIVAGAHDLIRKHIKVGVTTAELDKIAEDYIRSCNAIPTFKGYGGFPASICASVNEEVVHGFPSSRKLKDGDIVSVDIGATFEGYVGDSAKTHPVGQIDSEKEQLIKVTRQSFYEGMKFARVGYRLSDISHAIQQYAESCGFSVVRDFVGHGVGKEMHESPQIPNFGSPGKGPRLQKGMVLAVEPMINAGTYHVKILGNDWTVVTVDSKPSAHYEHTFAITDGEPDLLTVL; translated from the coding sequence ATGATTATTATTAAGACGCAACGAGAAGTTGAAATAATGCGTGAAGCTGGTAGAATAGTTGCAGGAGCACATGATTTAATAAGAAAGCATATCAAGGTTGGAGTCACAACGGCTGAACTAGATAAGATTGCTGAAGATTATATAAGATCTTGCAATGCAATTCCTACTTTTAAAGGATATGGTGGCTTCCCGGCTTCAATATGTGCATCTGTAAATGAAGAAGTAGTCCATGGATTTCCTTCTTCAAGAAAGCTTAAAGATGGTGATATTGTAAGTGTAGATATAGGTGCTACATTTGAAGGATATGTTGGGGATAGTGCAAAAACACATCCGGTTGGTCAAATTGACAGTGAGAAAGAGCAGCTAATAAAAGTTACTAGACAGAGCTTTTATGAAGGTATGAAATTTGCTAGAGTTGGCTATAGGCTATCAGATATTTCACATGCAATTCAGCAATATGCTGAATCTTGTGGGTTTTCTGTTGTAAGAGACTTTGTAGGGCATGGCGTCGGCAAAGAAATGCATGAATCGCCACAAATACCTAACTTTGGAAGTCCTGGAAAAGGTCCGCGGCTGCAAAAAGGAATGGTTCTAGCAGTAGAACCAATGATAAACGCAGGAACCTATCATGTGAAAATATTAGGTAATGATTGGACTGTAGTAACTGTAGATAGCAAACCATCGGCGCATTATGAGCATACATTTGCTATAACTGATGGTGAACCAGATTTGCTTACCGTACTGTAA
- a CDS encoding KOW domain-containing RNA-binding protein, which produces MDTTTSIQKGQVVKSKAGRDKGRVFVIYDIIDDQHVLLCDGDLRKLNCPKRKKIKHLMVYNSVIENFAKMLKSNEKINDAFVRKQLNAFYSEEN; this is translated from the coding sequence ATGGATACAACAACTAGTATACAAAAAGGTCAAGTTGTTAAATCAAAAGCAGGAAGAGACAAAGGCAGAGTATTCGTGATATATGATATTATAGATGATCAACATGTATTATTGTGCGATGGTGATTTAAGGAAACTAAATTGTCCAAAGCGTAAAAAGATTAAACATTTAATGGTTTATAATTCAGTAATCGAAAATTTTGCTAAAATGTTAAAAAGTAATGAGAAAATAAATGATGCTTTTGTTAGGAAGCAATTAAATGCTTTCTATTCAGAAGAGAATTAG
- the infA gene encoding translation initiation factor IF-1, whose protein sequence is MSKKDVIEVEGKVLEALPNAMFKVELQNGYQILAHISGKLRMNYIRILPGDAVVVELSPYDLSRGRITWRKK, encoded by the coding sequence ATGTCCAAAAAGGATGTAATAGAAGTAGAAGGAAAAGTTCTTGAGGCTCTACCAAATGCTATGTTTAAAGTAGAACTCCAGAATGGGTATCAGATTTTAGCTCATATCTCTGGAAAATTGAGAATGAATTATATCAGGATTCTCCCTGGAGACGCAGTTGTAGTTGAACTGTCACCATACGATTTATCAAGAGGTAGAATAACTTGGAGGAAAAAGTAG
- the rpmJ gene encoding 50S ribosomal protein L36, whose product MKVRPSVKPICEKCKIIKRKGKVMVICENPKHKQKQG is encoded by the coding sequence ATGAAAGTAAGACCATCAGTAAAACCAATTTGTGAAAAATGTAAGATCATAAAGAGAAAAGGTAAAGTAATGGTAATTTGTGAAAACCCTAAACATAAGCAAAAACAAGGTTAA
- the rpsM gene encoding 30S ribosomal protein S13, whose amino-acid sequence MARIAGVDLPRDKRVEVGLTYIFGIGRSTSRKILKLSGVNPDIRIKDLTEDDIAKIRAEIDKYPVEGDLRREVSLNIKRLKEINCYRGLRHKRGLPVRGQNTKNNSRTRKGPKKIAGKKNK is encoded by the coding sequence ATGGCCAGAATTGCTGGTGTAGATTTACCAAGAGACAAAAGGGTAGAAGTAGGTTTAACATATATATTTGGTATAGGTAGATCAACTTCTAGAAAAATATTAAAATTATCAGGTGTAAACCCTGATATAAGAATTAAAGACTTAACAGAAGATGATATAGCAAAAATAAGAGCTGAGATTGATAAGTATCCAGTAGAAGGTGACTTAAGAAGAGAAGTTTCTTTAAATATTAAAAGATTAAAAGAAATCAACTGTTATAGAGGCTTAAGACACAAAAGAGGATTACCAGTTAGAGGACAAAATACTAAAAATAATTCAAGAACTAGAAAAGGTCCAAAAAAAATAGCAGGTAAAAAAAATAAATAA
- the rpsK gene encoding 30S ribosomal protein S11 → MAAKKQKNTRVRRKERKNIEKGQAHIKSTFNNTLVTLTDMHGNAISWASSGQVGFKGSRKSTPFAASMVAEEAAKRAMEHGLKTIEVYVKGPGAGREAAIRSLQAAGLEVSLIKDVTPIPHNGCRPPKRRRV, encoded by the coding sequence ATGGCAGCTAAAAAACAAAAAAACACAAGAGTAAGAAGAAAAGAACGTAAAAACATTGAAAAAGGCCAGGCTCATATTAAGTCTACCTTCAATAATACATTAGTAACTTTAACTGACATGCACGGAAATGCAATTTCTTGGGCTAGTTCAGGTCAAGTTGGATTTAAAGGTTCAAGAAAATCAACTCCTTTCGCTGCATCAATGGTAGCAGAAGAAGCTGCAAAAAGAGCAATGGAACACGGATTAAAAACAATAGAAGTATACGTTAAAGGCCCAGGCGCTGGAAGAGAAGCTGCAATAAGATCATTGCAAGCTGCTGGTTTGGAAGTAAGCTTAATTAAAGATGTTACTCCAATCCCACACAACGGTTGTAGACCTCCAAAACGTAGAAGAGTATAG
- the rpsD gene encoding 30S ribosomal protein S4, with protein MARYTGPVCRLCRREGTKLYLKGDRCYSDKCAIGRRNYAPGQHGQDTKKQKNYGLQLREKQKVRRYYGVLEGQFAEYYNMAEKMPGKAGDNLLQLLELRFDNIVYRLGFAASRAEARQLVVHGHFTLNGKKADIPSMILSVGDIIAVKEKSRSSAKFKAIIENHKVTVAQWLQVDPDNLTGKVIAEPTKADIELPIEEHLIVEWYSK; from the coding sequence ATGGCAAGATATACTGGACCTGTATGCAGACTTTGTAGAAGAGAAGGTACTAAGCTTTACTTAAAAGGTGATAGATGTTACAGCGATAAGTGTGCAATTGGCAGAAGGAATTATGCTCCTGGCCAACACGGACAAGATACAAAGAAACAAAAGAACTACGGGTTACAATTAAGAGAAAAGCAAAAAGTAAGAAGATACTATGGTGTATTAGAAGGACAATTTGCTGAATATTACAATATGGCTGAAAAAATGCCTGGAAAAGCAGGAGATAATTTATTACAATTATTGGAATTAAGATTTGATAATATAGTATATAGATTAGGTTTTGCAGCATCTAGAGCAGAGGCTAGACAATTAGTTGTACACGGTCACTTTACTTTAAACGGTAAAAAGGCTGATATTCCTTCTATGATTCTTAGTGTAGGTGATATTATAGCTGTGAAAGAAAAAAGCAGAAGCTCAGCTAAATTTAAAGCAATTATAGAAAACCATAAAGTAACAGTAGCACAGTGGTTACAAGTTGACCCAGACAATTTAACAGGTAAAGTTATAGCTGAACCTACAAAAGCAGATATAGAATTACCAATTGAAGAACATCTAATTGTTGAGTGGTATTCTAAATAA
- a CDS encoding DNA-directed RNA polymerase subunit alpha, giving the protein MIEIEKPNITLIDKNEKNTYGKIVVEPLERGYGTTLGNSLRRILLSSLPGAAVTSINIQGVLHEFSTIPGVREDVSEIILNIKDIAARMNVNGPVQLLIDAKGPKEVTAADIITGVDVEIVNEDLHIATLEEGAELIIEMEMERGRGYVVSERNKKENQTIGVIPIDSIYTPVKKVNFSVEDTRVGNRTDFDKLTLEVWTDGTIDPEESVSLGAKILNEHLNLFISLTDHINDVEIMVEKEEDEKEKVLEMTIEELDLSVRSYNCLKRAGINSVEELTYKTEDDMMKVRNLGKKSLDEVGKKLEELGLSLRKNDN; this is encoded by the coding sequence ATGATAGAAATTGAAAAGCCTAATATTACCTTAATTGATAAAAATGAGAAAAACACATATGGCAAAATTGTTGTTGAGCCATTAGAAAGAGGTTACGGAACAACTTTAGGGAATTCATTAAGAAGAATACTTCTTTCATCGTTACCTGGAGCAGCTGTAACATCTATAAATATTCAAGGTGTTTTACATGAATTTTCTACTATACCTGGAGTAAGAGAAGATGTTTCAGAAATAATTCTTAATATTAAAGATATCGCTGCAAGAATGAATGTTAATGGACCTGTGCAACTTTTAATAGATGCAAAGGGACCTAAAGAGGTAACTGCAGCTGATATAATAACTGGTGTCGATGTAGAAATTGTAAATGAAGATTTACATATTGCTACACTTGAAGAAGGCGCGGAACTAATTATTGAGATGGAAATGGAACGCGGACGTGGATATGTGGTTTCCGAAAGAAATAAGAAGGAAAATCAAACTATAGGAGTTATTCCTATTGATTCTATCTATACACCAGTTAAAAAAGTTAATTTTTCTGTAGAAGATACAAGAGTTGGCAACAGAACGGATTTTGATAAATTAACACTAGAAGTTTGGACTGATGGTACAATTGATCCTGAAGAATCAGTATCATTAGGTGCTAAGATATTAAATGAGCATCTTAACTTATTTATATCATTAACTGATCATATCAATGATGTTGAGATAATGGTAGAAAAAGAAGAAGATGAAAAAGAAAAAGTATTAGAAATGACAATAGAAGAACTTGATTTATCGGTTAGATCTTACAATTGTTTAAAGAGAGCAGGTATTAACTCTGTTGAAGAGCTTACTTATAAAACTGAAGATGATATGATGAAAGTTAGAAATCTTGGTAAAAAATCTTTAGACGAAGTAGGAAAGAAACTTGAAGAATTAGGTTTATCTTTAAGAAAAAATGATAATTAG
- the rplQ gene encoding 50S ribosomal protein L17 produces MGMHRKLGRPTSHRVAMLRNLTASLLTNGKIVTTETRAKELRKVAEKMITLGKRGDLHARRQALAYIYEKDVVAKLFEEIAPKYAERNGGYTRIMKLGPRRGDAAEMVIIELV; encoded by the coding sequence ATGGGTATGCACAGAAAACTTGGTCGCCCAACTTCTCACAGAGTAGCTATGTTAAGAAACTTGACTGCAAGTTTATTGACAAATGGCAAAATCGTTACTACTGAGACTCGCGCAAAAGAGTTAAGAAAAGTAGCTGAAAAAATGATTACTCTTGGGAAAAGAGGAGACTTACATGCAAGACGTCAAGCATTAGCATATATCTACGAGAAAGACGTAGTAGCTAAATTATTTGAAGAGATAGCTCCTAAGTACGCTGAAAGAAACGGAGGCTATACGAGAATAATGAAATTAGGACCTCGTAGAGGCGACGCAGCGGAAATGGTTATAATTGAATTAGTGTAG
- a CDS encoding energy-coupling factor transporter ATPase yields MLNIIKIDNVKYKYEDEDKFALNGVTLDIKKGEFTAILGHNGSGKSTLAKLINALLLPTDGKIYVNDMDTSDENKLWNIRQTAGMVFQNPDNQLVATIVEEDIAFGPENQGVEPKEIRKRVDDALNTVGMYEYRKRPPHLLSGGQKQRIAIAGVLALNSECIILDEPTAMLDPMGRKEVIETIKMLNKEQGKTILLITHYMDEAVQADRVVIMDKGNIKIDGTPKEVFRNVEKIKNFGLDVPQVTELAYELSKDGIKISNDIITIKELVDELCQ; encoded by the coding sequence ATTTTGAATATAATTAAAATAGATAATGTTAAATATAAATATGAAGATGAAGATAAATTTGCTTTAAATGGTGTAACACTTGATATAAAAAAAGGCGAATTCACTGCAATATTGGGACATAATGGCTCAGGTAAATCAACACTAGCCAAGCTTATAAATGCACTTCTTCTACCAACTGATGGCAAAATATATGTAAATGATATGGATACATCAGATGAAAATAAATTGTGGAATATAAGACAAACTGCAGGAATGGTTTTCCAAAATCCTGATAACCAACTAGTAGCAACAATAGTAGAAGAGGATATTGCTTTTGGTCCTGAAAATCAGGGTGTAGAGCCAAAAGAAATAAGAAAAAGAGTAGATGATGCACTAAACACGGTTGGAATGTATGAGTATAGAAAAAGACCTCCACATTTGTTATCTGGTGGTCAAAAACAAAGAATTGCAATAGCGGGAGTATTAGCATTAAATTCTGAATGCATTATACTTGATGAACCTACTGCAATGCTTGATCCAATGGGTAGAAAAGAAGTAATAGAAACAATAAAAATGCTTAACAAAGAACAAGGAAAAACAATTCTATTAATAACACATTATATGGATGAAGCAGTTCAAGCTGATAGAGTAGTAATAATGGATAAAGGGAATATTAAAATAGATGGAACACCCAAAGAAGTATTTAGAAATGTTGAAAAGATTAAAAATTTTGGGTTAGATGTTCCTCAGGTAACTGAATTAGCATATGAATTATCTAAAGATGGAATAAAGATATCAAATGATATAATAACAATAAAGGAGTTAGTAGACGAATTATGTCAATAA
- a CDS encoding energy-coupling factor transporter ATPase has protein sequence MSIKAENIVYIYGEGTAFKTIALDNVNVTITQGDFVGIIGHTGSGKSTFIQLLNGLEMPAQGTVYVNDKKIGSNKSELRKIRQTVGLVFQYPEYQLFEETVAKDVAFGPLNLGLSKEEVNTRVKKSLEAVGFDFNDIKDRSPFDLSGGQKRRVAIAGVLAMEPEYLILDEPTAGLDPAGRKEIFGQIKKLHKSKNQTIILVSHSMEDVAKLVEKVIVLYKGKVHMQGTPKEIYKNSQELIRIGLGVPQIVEVVSELRRKGFNLSDDIITVEEAKVEILKELRRRKNV, from the coding sequence ATGTCAATAAAAGCAGAAAATATTGTATATATTTATGGTGAAGGAACAGCTTTTAAAACAATAGCACTTGACAATGTTAATGTTACTATTACTCAAGGTGATTTTGTAGGAATAATTGGACATACTGGCTCTGGAAAATCTACATTTATTCAACTCTTAAATGGACTTGAAATGCCTGCTCAAGGAACGGTATATGTAAATGATAAGAAAATAGGTTCAAATAAGAGCGAATTAAGAAAAATCAGACAAACAGTAGGATTAGTATTTCAATATCCTGAGTATCAACTGTTTGAAGAAACAGTTGCAAAAGATGTTGCGTTTGGACCATTAAACTTAGGATTATCAAAAGAAGAAGTAAACACAAGAGTAAAAAAATCTTTAGAAGCAGTCGGATTTGATTTCAATGATATTAAAGACAGATCACCATTTGATTTAAGTGGTGGACAAAAAAGGCGTGTAGCAATTGCAGGTGTACTTGCTATGGAACCAGAATATCTTATATTAGATGAACCAACAGCAGGATTGGACCCAGCAGGAAGAAAAGAGATATTTGGACAAATAAAAAAGCTTCACAAGAGTAAAAATCAAACAATAATATTGGTTTCACACAGTATGGAGGATGTAGCAAAACTTGTAGAAAAAGTTATAGTTCTTTACAAAGGTAAAGTACATATGCAGGGGACTCCAAAAGAAATATACAAAAACTCACAGGAGTTAATTAGAATAGGGTTAGGAGTACCACAAATAGTAGAGGTGGTTTCTGAATTAAGAAGAAAAGGATTTAATCTAAGTGATGATATAATTACTGTAGAGGAAGCTAAAGTAGAAATATTAAAGGAATTAAGGAGACGAAAAAATGTTTAA
- a CDS encoding energy-coupling factor transporter transmembrane protein EcfT yields MFKNLTIGQHYPIESPVHELDPRVKIVVTFIYIISLFVINNFLGYIAVGIFLAISIIASKVPFKFVLKGLKPILIIILITFVINLLLTPGTPIFKFWIIKITREGLHQATFMALRLVLLILGTSLLTLTTSPILLTDGIESLLGPFKRIGLPAHELAMMMTIALRFIPTLMEETEKIMKAQKARGADFESGNLINRAKNLVPLLVPLFISAFRRADELAMAMESRCYRGGENRTRMRILKMRKGDGIAIFVFSIYMVAIIMLKI; encoded by the coding sequence ATGTTTAAAAATCTAACCATTGGACAACATTATCCTATTGAGTCACCAGTTCATGAACTTGATCCAAGAGTTAAAATTGTTGTAACATTTATATATATTATATCATTATTTGTCATAAATAATTTCCTGGGCTATATAGCAGTAGGAATTTTCTTGGCTATATCTATTATAGCTTCTAAAGTACCATTTAAATTTGTATTAAAGGGATTAAAACCAATTTTGATAATTATTTTGATCACATTTGTAATAAATCTTTTATTAACACCAGGAACACCAATCTTTAAATTTTGGATAATAAAAATAACAAGAGAAGGTTTACATCAAGCGACATTTATGGCGTTAAGACTAGTTTTATTGATACTTGGTACATCTCTATTGACATTAACTACATCGCCTATATTATTGACAGATGGTATAGAAAGTTTATTAGGTCCGTTTAAGAGAATAGGATTACCAGCACATGAATTAGCAATGATGATGACTATTGCTCTTAGATTTATACCTACACTAATGGAAGAAACTGAAAAAATTATGAAAGCTCAGAAAGCTAGAGGAGCTGATTTTGAAAGTGGGAATTTAATTAATAGAGCTAAAAATTTAGTGCCGTTACTAGTACCATTGTTTATAAGTGCATTTAGAAGAGCTGATGAACTTGCTATGGCTATGGAATCAAGATGTTATCGTGGTGGAGAAAATAGAACAAGAATGAGAATCCTTAAGATGAGAAAAGGGGATGGAATTGCAATTTTTGTATTTTCGATATATATGGTTGCAATTATAATGCTTAAAATATGA
- the truA gene encoding tRNA pseudouridine(38-40) synthase TruA gives MNRNIKLTIMYDGNSYFGWQKQKDLPTVQQAIEKAIYNITKENVNLVGSGRTDSKVHALGQVANFITDSSIPTDRFARAINSNIDTRIRIMKAEEVDISFNSRFSSKKKTYLYQIYNKSISNPFYDKYACFVPYELDIEKMRSALKLIEGEHDFKAFMASNSDVKSTIRQIYSTKIIVENSLIKVEIMGNGFLYNMVRIIVGTLLEIGSNRKEINVFKRAFELKDRNVLGQTAKAEGLFLKKVIY, from the coding sequence ATGAATAGAAATATAAAATTAACAATTATGTATGATGGAAATAGTTATTTTGGCTGGCAAAAGCAAAAAGATCTTCCAACTGTACAACAAGCAATAGAGAAGGCAATATACAATATAACAAAAGAAAATGTGAATTTAGTTGGTTCAGGACGAACTGATTCAAAAGTACATGCACTAGGACAAGTTGCGAATTTTATAACTGATAGTTCTATTCCAACAGACAGGTTTGCTAGAGCTATAAATTCCAATATTGATACTAGAATACGGATAATGAAAGCTGAAGAAGTAGACATTTCATTTAATTCCAGATTTAGTTCTAAAAAAAAGACATATTTATATCAGATATATAATAAATCCATATCAAATCCATTTTATGATAAATATGCTTGCTTTGTTCCATATGAACTTGATATTGAGAAGATGAGAAGTGCATTGAAACTTATTGAAGGTGAACATGATTTTAAGGCGTTTATGGCATCAAATTCTGATGTTAAATCTACAATAAGACAAATATACTCAACAAAAATAATAGTTGAAAATAGCTTGATTAAAGTTGAAATAATGGGCAATGGTTTTTTGTACAATATGGTGAGAATTATCGTCGGCACACTATTAGAAATTGGAAGTAATAGAAAAGAAATAAATGTGTTTAAAAGAGCTTTTGAGTTAAAAGATAGAAATGTTTTAGGTCAGACTGCAAAAGCAGAAGGCTTATTTTTGAAAAAAGTAATTTATTAA
- a CDS encoding chemotaxis protein CheW, whose translation MCEDFLEKDVENINLPWILFEVNKNTYAVNSENVISIIKMTDEIISVPDIQNYIRGVIDLRGSIIPLIDLKIVFGEKSYDEIIADYKSMINIRKKEHTAWVNELENCIINSNEFTLCTDAHECNLGKWYYNYKPQNNSLQYHMKKLEEPHEKLHSYALEYNNILKNIKLVNKQEKIDAIFKEIKEELYPQIISLLDESIDTMKLNLKEMIVVLEYNNFKAGIIVDKVSSIENIENSFEQGDMDDLYYNTKYVTGIGKSEKSKKSVMKINLDNILSKAAHIDLEDLEKTEETEEVEEIFNK comes from the coding sequence ATGTGCGAAGATTTTTTAGAAAAGGATGTAGAAAATATCAATCTTCCTTGGATACTATTTGAAGTTAATAAAAACACTTATGCTGTTAACAGTGAAAATGTTATATCTATTATAAAAATGACTGACGAAATAATTTCAGTCCCAGACATTCAAAATTATATTAGAGGGGTGATTGACCTTAGAGGAAGCATAATACCACTAATTGATTTAAAAATAGTTTTTGGGGAGAAATCATATGATGAAATCATAGCTGATTATAAAAGTATGATTAACATTAGAAAAAAAGAGCATACTGCTTGGGTAAATGAATTAGAAAATTGTATAATAAATAGTAATGAATTTACTTTGTGCACAGATGCTCACGAATGTAATTTAGGAAAATGGTATTATAATTATAAACCACAAAACAATTCATTACAATATCATATGAAAAAGTTAGAAGAGCCTCATGAAAAATTACATTCATATGCTTTAGAATACAATAATATTTTAAAAAACATAAAATTAGTAAATAAACAAGAAAAAATTGATGCTATATTTAAGGAGATAAAAGAAGAATTATATCCACAAATTATATCATTATTAGATGAATCAATAGATACAATGAAGCTAAATCTAAAAGAAATGATTGTTGTTTTAGAATATAATAACTTTAAAGCTGGAATAATTGTTGATAAAGTTTCATCTATAGAAAATATTGAGAATTCATTTGAACAAGGTGATATGGATGATTTATATTATAATACTAAATATGTAACAGGCATTGGTAAATCTGAAAAATCAAAGAAAAGTGTTATGAAAATAAATTTAGATAATATTCTATCAAAAGCTGCACATATTGATTTAGAAGATTTAGAAAAAACTGAAGAAACTGAAGAAGTTGAGGAAATATTTAATAAATAG
- a CDS encoding flagellar biosynthesis anti-sigma factor FlgM, with protein MKISNIGSFTSYHTNTSKIKKTEISKPKNFDSIQINKNTNDITQSNISLDIYKIKDKILSEVNLDANADRIKQIKEKTENKTYDINTTELAKILLNI; from the coding sequence TTGAAAATATCAAATATTGGTAGCTTCACTAGCTATCACACTAATACTAGTAAAATAAAGAAAACAGAAATTTCAAAGCCAAAAAACTTTGATTCAATTCAAATAAATAAAAACACAAATGATATAACACAGAGCAATATTTCTTTAGATATATATAAAATAAAAGATAAGATACTTTCAGAAGTTAATTTAGATGCTAATGCAGATCGAATAAAACAAATTAAAGAAAAAACAGAAAATAAAACTTATGATATCAATACTACAGAATTAGCAAAAATTCTTTTAAATATTTAA
- a CDS encoding flagellar protein FlgN: MNKFDVLYDILLQQLKLYESFLILENKKYDVIINDNVEDLDKIVSEEQVFFLKSRGLDLKREDILKQLGMANKTLLEVVSLIDENEKHRFKEMHAKIYKVLADFKEKNTQCQELTQIRLHRVKTIINKLEESKSQSKQYFKDGNKGEVDINKVNLISKKI, translated from the coding sequence ATGAATAAATTTGATGTATTATACGATATATTGCTTCAACAGCTTAAACTTTATGAAAGTTTTTTAATATTAGAAAACAAAAAATATGATGTTATCATAAATGACAATGTAGAGGATTTAGATAAAATAGTATCAGAAGAACAAGTATTCTTTTTGAAATCGAGAGGATTAGATTTAAAAAGAGAAGACATACTTAAACAATTGGGTATGGCAAATAAAACATTGTTAGAAGTGGTAAGTTTAATAGATGAAAATGAAAAACATAGATTTAAAGAAATGCATGCTAAAATATATAAAGTTCTTGCTGATTTTAAAGAAAAAAATACTCAATGTCAGGAACTTACACAAATTAGACTTCATAGAGTAAAAACTATAATTAATAAACTTGAGGAAAGTAAATCACAGAGTAAGCAATACTTTAAAGATGGAAATAAAGGTGAAGTTGATATAAATAAGGTAAATTTAATTTCAAAAAAAATATAA